One region of Tachysurus vachellii isolate PV-2020 chromosome 11, HZAU_Pvac_v1, whole genome shotgun sequence genomic DNA includes:
- the kiaa2013 gene encoding uncharacterized protein KIAA2013 homolog yields MCDYSKDIRSKDTMWLQQRLKGLPGLLSSSWARRVLVVLLLLLIFYWYLSPDRIFKFTGFFREPGGTAGVCLQTDINRWTTQVDRGEGIMSTPQMKVSVPFVTGNGQVLVDVDSNKLWVRLSSQPGSAPVHLTEYSPIVRWQIAGKHSEAQAKMLWYRKGSVLSSRCILLDTSQSSQDCVVIREEHIAHRSRSNVYIQRVHINNPTDKAISVEASLESLSFRGVAEKIEDKDFMLSTGKVLTEKKETVLMAVGTKRLSTRFQVPAKSEHTENIVSVIHTSEPVEPSKMDETFSNLRDDIKREMVELLRAKLEDLVQEHQQAWADLFISGIEIRKITDAHTPSSRTVNTTLYYILSSSTAPLLESSLSAEEREKLEASLNYADHCFSGHATMHAENLWPERVSGTASLLQLVNLWTLTLQKRACKALVSAGAHGMMQAVTLSFGGLQFTENHLQFQAEPSVLHNSYSLRGLRYHRDRISLSVVADSDGRPSLHVSVKPQDEEKPVKLYACEAGCINEPVELTSEPRGHVFPVLVTQPLTPLLYISTDLRHLQDLRHTLHVKTILAHDEHMAKQDPGLPFLFWFSVASLVALFHLFLFKLIYNEYCGPGAKPLFRSKHEDVI; encoded by the exons ATGTGTGATTACTCAAAAGATATCAGGTCTAAAGACACCATGTGGCTCCAGCAGAGATTAAAGGGACTTCCTGGTTTGCTCTCAAGCAGCTGGGCCAGACGTGTTTTGGTTGTTTTGCTCCTTCTCTTAATATTTTACTGGTACCTGAGTCCTGATAGGATCTTCAAGTTCACCGGATTCTTTCGGGAGCCCGGAGGCACTGCTGGAGTCTGTCTGCAGACTGATATTAACAGATGGACAACGCAGGTCGACCGTGGTGAGGGCATCATGAGCACGCCACAGATGAAAGTCTCTGTACCATTCGTAACAGGTAACGGACAAGTCTTGGTGGACGTGGATTCTAATAAACTTTGGGTGAGGTTGTCCTCTCAGCCGGGTTCAGCCCCAGTGCACCTGACGGAATATTCCCCCATAGTGCGGTGGCAGATAGCTGGAAAGCATTCAGAGGCACAGGCAAAAATGTTGTGGTACCGGAAAGGCTCTGTGCTCTCTTCCCGGTGTATCCTGCTGGATACTTCCCAGTCCTCTCAGGATTGCGTTGTCATTCGAGAGGAACACATTGCCCACCGTAGCCGATCTAACGTCTACATTCAGCGAGTTCACATTAACAACCCAACAGACAAAGCAATATCAGTCGAGGCGTCTCTGGAATCACTGTCTTTTAGGGGTGTTGCAGAAAAGATAGAAGATAAAGATTTCATGCTGTCCACCGGTAAAGTTCTTACAGAAAAGAAGGAAACAGTGTTGATGGCTGTGGGAACGAAACGACTGAGCACACGCTTTCAGGTCCCTGCGAAATCTGAGCATACTGAAAACATAGTGAGCGTAATTCACACATCTGAGCCCGTCGAGCCCTCAAAGATGGACGAGACCTTCAGCAATCTTCGAGATGACATCAAAAGAGAAATGGTGGAGTTGCTGCGAGCAAAACTGGAAGATTTGGTTCAGGAGCACCAGCAGGCTTGGGCGGATCTTTTCATATCTG GTATAGAGATTAGGAAAATCACCGATGCTCACACGCCGTCGAGCCGCACGGtcaacactacactgtactacatcctctcctcctccacagCCCCCCTGCTGGAAAGCAGCCTCAGTGCAGAGGAGCGCGAAAAGCTGGAGGCAAGCCTGAACTACGCAGATCACTGCTTCAGCGGCCATGCAACCATGCACGCAGAGAACCTGTGGCCCGAGCGTGTGAGTGGCACTGCTTCTCTCCTGCAACTTGTTAATCTCTGGACATTAACCCTCCAAAAGCGTGCCTGCAAGGCTCTGGTTTCAGCAGGTGCTCATGGCATGATGCAAGCCGTGACGCTCAGCTTTGGTGGCCTGCAGTTCACAGAGAACCACCTGCAGTTCCAGGCCGAGCCGAGCGTCCTACATAACAGCTACTCGCTGCGCGGCTTGCGCTACCATCGTGACCGTATCAGCCTCTCTGTGGTGGCTGACTCAGATGGCCGGCCCTCGCTCCACGTCTCTGTTAAACCGCAGGACGAAGAGAAGCCGGTTAAGCTGTACGCCTGTGAGGCAGGGTGCATCAACGAGCCCGTGGAGCTCACATCTGAGCCTCGGGGTCACGTGTTCCCCGTTTTAGTGACGCAGCCTCTCACGCCGCTGCTCTACATCTCGACAGACCTGAGGCACCTGCAGGATCTGCGCCACACTCTGCACGTTAAGACCATCCTAGCACACGACGAGCACATGGCCAAGCAGGACCCGGGTCTGCCCTTTCTGTTCTGGTTCAGCGTGGCGTCTCTCGTCGCCCTTTtccacctcttcctcttcaAGCTCATCTACAACGAGTACTGCGGGCCTGGCGCCAAGCCTCTCTTCAGGAGCAAG